The Chryseolinea soli nucleotide sequence GCAGCAGTGTGCTGCTGATGGACTCTATTCGTACGAGCAACTACACGTATTCGGGCGAGACCAATCGACTGTTGGTGGGAACCTACAAGGATGAAGTCTTTGGCAATATCACCGCCTCGGCGTTCAGTCAATATCTTCCCGCAACGGGAGACACACTGAGAGGTTCGGCCGTGTTCGACTCCGTGACGCTGCGTCTGAAATATGATTTCTATACCTATGGGACACCCGACGGTTCGGGACAGGCACTTTCTGTCTATGAACTCGACAACCCGCTGGATCCTAAGGCCTACTATGTCAACCACTCCGACATACCGGCCTCGGCGCTGCTCGGCACCAAAAACTATGGCGTGAACAGCACGGACTTCAAGAAATTCGTTACCGATGGCAAAGACACCATCATCACACTGAACGTTCCGCTGGAGTCTAGTTTTGGACAGCGAATTTTTAATAGCGCATTGGAGTATCGCCTTCAATACATCGACGCCAAAGCGACGGGTAAAACGGCGGAGGAAATAGCAGAGTTGATGTTTATTAACCCGGCGAAGTTCACCGCGCAATACAAAGGCATCGCCATCAAGCCCACCAGCGGTGATAAGATCGTCGGTTTTGATCCTTCTTCGACTGAGTCGCGCATCATTTTACATTATCACGATGCCAAAGACGACAGCCTGACCTTGTCGCTTCCCTTGACTACGGTTTACGGATTTAATCAGATCAAAACAGATCGTTCCGGGTCCGCCTTGGGAGAAATGAATGACTTCTATAAGGATTACCTCGTGGATGGAGACAACCGTTACGTGCAATCCGGAACGGGCGTGGTGACCAAGCTGGACTTTAGCAAATTCTATGACTTTGCCGATACGCTGAAAAACTCTGTGATCCATTCGGCGGAACTCGTAGTGGATAACGTTCAATCGTCCACCACGAATGGTCCGCCTGCAGGTCTGTCGTTGCGCATGCTGCTCGACAACAATCATTTGAACAAGTACAATGCTAAAAATAACCAGGACCAATACGATTTGGTGTATTTCACCAACTTGAGGATCCAGGCAGCATTTCTACGTTACGATTTTGCGTCGAGCGGTAGTGGCGCGGTGCCCATCATCGAAAACGACAGTGCGTTCTTCGCCGCCGGCGACAGAATTGCTTACTTGCCCTACTCGGGCACGACGACTTCATACCGGGGAGACTGGACCTTGTTCTTTCAGAAATTGTCTGAGAAAGATGACCAGAAAACGCGCTTCAAATATTTTGCGCTTTATCCTACGGGCACCAAGACGCTAAACCGCGCGGTGTTCCCGAAGAATAGCATCAAATTGAAAGTGTTCTATACCAAATCGACAGCCGTCGCAAATTAAGACCTTATGTGTGGAATAGTTGCTTACATCGGCCATCGCCAGGCCCACGAGATCATTATAAAAGGATTGAAGCGTTTGGAATACCGGGGCTATGACAGCGCCGGCATCGCTTTGTTGAACGGAAGCCTGAGCGTCTACAAAAAGAAAGGCAAGGTTTCGGATCTTGAAAAATTCCTTCAGGACAAACCCCTCAACAGCAACATTGGGATGGGTCACACCCGCTGGGCTACGCACGGCGAGCCCAACGACCGCAACGCGCACCCACACTATTCTGCGAGTGGCAAACTGGCCATCATTCACAACGGTATCATTGAAAATTATGGCGCACTGAAGCAGGACCTCATCAACAAAGGCCACAGCTTCCTGAGCGACACCGACACCGAGGTGCTCATCCATTTCATTGAAGACATAAAAGAACACAACAACGTCGCGCTCGAAGAAGCGGTGAGACTTGCGCTGACCAAAGTGGTGGGCGCCTACGCCATCGTGGTGATGTCGTTGGAAGATCCTTCGTTGTTGATCGCTGCCCGCAAAGGCAGCCCGCTGGTGTTGGGCATCGGGAAGGGTGAGTTCTTCATGGCCTCGGATGCGACACCCATCATTGAATACACCAACGAAGTGGTCTACCTGAACGATCAGGAGATCGCTGTGATCAAGAACGGCGAGCTCAGCGTGAAGAACACGGCCAACTTGCCGCTCACACCCTATATTCAAACCATCGACCTGGAGTTGGAAGCCATTGAGAAAGGCGGCTTCGAACACTTCATGTTAAAAGAAATTTTCGAGCAGCCCCGCTCCATCCGCGACTGTATGCGCGGTCGTCTCGATTCGACCCAAGGCCGCCTGGTGCTGGGAGGCTTGAGCGAATACATCACCAAGCTGGTGAATGCAGACCGTATCCTCATTGTGGCCTGCGGCACGTCGTGGCACGCCGGTTTAGTGGCGGAATATTTCTTCGAAGAATTCTGCAGAATTCCTGTAGAGGTAGAATACGCGTCCGAGTTTCGCTATCGCAATCCCGTGATCCGCGAAGGCGATGTGGTCATTGCCATTTCACAATCCGGTGAAACCGCCGATACACTGGCCGCGATCGAGCTGGCCAAATCAAAAGGCGCCATCATCTTTGGAGTGTGTAATGTCGTTGGTTCTTCTATTGCCCGTGCTACACATGCCGGTGCATACACACACGCCGGCCCCGAGATTGGGGTGGCCAGTACGAAGGCCTTCACGGCGCAACTCACCGTGTTGAGCATGATCGCCCTGTCGGTCGCCCAGCGCAAAGGCACCATCACCGAACAGAAGCTCCATGAGCTATTGGTAGAAATGGAAACCATTCCTGCCAAAGTGGAAAAAGCGCTGACGCTGAACGACGAGATCAGAAAGATCTCGGCCCTCTTCAAAGATGCCCGCAACTTCATCTACCTCGGCCGTGGCTACAATTTCCCTGTGGCCCTCGAAGGCGCGTTGAAGCTGAAAGAAATTTCCTACATCCACGCCGAAGGCTATCCCGCTGCCGAAATGAAACACGGCCCCATCGCCCTCATCGACGAGGAGATGCCCGTGGTGTTCATCGCCACACGCGATAGCTCATACGAGAAAGTAGTGTCCAACATTCAAGAAGTGAAAGCACGAAAAGGCCGTGTTATCTCCGTGGTAACGGAAGGCGACAAGTTGATTCCCGCCATGTCGGAGTTTGTCGTGGAGGTTCCTGCCGTGCACGATGCATTGATGCCGCTGGTGTCGGTGATACCATTGCAGCTTTTGTCGTATCACATCGCTGTGATGCGCGGTTGCAATGTGGATCAGCCTAGAAATTTGGCGAAGTCGGTGACGGTGGAATAAGGCGTCGTATCAAAAATAAAAAGAGAGGCTGTCTTTTTGAAGGCAGCCTCTCTTTTTTTTTGCGACGGTGTTTGGGATCTATGGAAGCTCCAGTTCCTTCACCGCCATCCAAGCCATCAATCCAGGACCGATCTTCAACGCGTCTTCGTCGATATCAAATGTGGGCGTATGCACATAGGAAGAGATGCCTTTCGCATCGTTGCGCGTGCCCAGTCTGTAGAAGGCAGCGGGAATAACTTGTGAGTAATAGGCGAAATCTTCTGCGCCCAGCGTGATGTCAATGTTGAACACATTTTCCTTGCCTACATATTCTTCGGCAGCGGCGCGTATTCTTCGCGTGAGCTCGGGGTTATTTTCCAGGTAGGGATAGCCCCGTGAAATATCAACCTCACACCGACCGCCCATACCTTCGGCGATGCTCTCGGCCATCTTCTTGATCTTCACCAAAGCGGACTCGCGCCACTCTTCGTTCATGGCCCGGAACGTGCCGGCGATGTTCACCTCGTTGGGGATGATGTTGGTGGCGCCGTGGCCAATAATATTTCCAAACGTGAGCACGGTGGGCTGTCGTGGATTGGCGTTGCGACTAATGATTTGTTGCAGTGCAATGATGATGTGAGAAGCAATAACGATGGGATCGATGGCCAGGTCCGGTGCGGCGCCGTGCCCTCCCTTGCCAATCACTTTCAGATAAATTTCATCGGCGCTGGCCATATACATGCCTTCGCGAAACCCGATCTTGCCGGCCGGCAGCAAGGGGAACACGTGTTGCCCGAGAATAGAAACCGGTTGAGGATTCTTCAGCGCGCCATCGCGGATCATATACGAAGCACCCCCGGGATTTTTTTCTTCCCCGGGCTGAAACAACAAGCGCACAGTGCCTTCAAACTGGTCCTTTACCTGTTGCAGGATTTTGGCGGTGCCCAACAGCGACGACGTGTGCACATCATGCCCGCAAGCATGCATCACCCCAGGGTTGGTAGACTTGTAGGGCACTTGGTTGGCCTCTTCGATCGGCAGCGCATCCATATCGGCACGCAGCGCAATGGTTTTCTTTTTCGGGTTGCGTCCCTTTATCTCTGCGAGAACGCCCGTTGTCGCAATGGTTTGTGGTTCGATGCCAGCGAGGCGCAATTGCTCGGCAACATATTTGGCGGTATTAAATTCCTGATAAGATAACTCAGGATGGGCGTGTAAATGACGGCGGTAGGCGACCACGCTTTCACTATAAGTTTGTGAAAGGGTCTGTATTTGTTGAAGGAGGCTCATGAATCGTTGTTAAGAAAACAAAGGTATCCATTAGCGATCTTATTTGAAATCCGGGGACACAATTCCGAGGGCAAACATCAGTGTATATTTTGTAAACAATCTTTGCGATTAAAGAGCGAAGGTCGATATTAGCGAACTTCATTTTTAATCCTTTTTCATCATGTATAATGTCAAAAGATGTTTTTTCCTGGTGGTCGCCGCGGCCGGATGCCTCACGGTGCGTGCACAGGAATCGACGTTCAGGAAAGTTTCCTTCGAAGATATGTCCGATTTCAAATCCCAGGCGGGCAACTGGCAAGTCGTGGGCGATGTGACCATAAATCCCGCAGCAGACA carries:
- a CDS encoding DUF4270 family protein; the encoded protein is MDSIRTSNYTYSGETNRLLVGTYKDEVFGNITASAFSQYLPATGDTLRGSAVFDSVTLRLKYDFYTYGTPDGSGQALSVYELDNPLDPKAYYVNHSDIPASALLGTKNYGVNSTDFKKFVTDGKDTIITLNVPLESSFGQRIFNSALEYRLQYIDAKATGKTAEEIAELMFINPAKFTAQYKGIAIKPTSGDKIVGFDPSSTESRIILHYHDAKDDSLTLSLPLTTVYGFNQIKTDRSGSALGEMNDFYKDYLVDGDNRYVQSGTGVVTKLDFSKFYDFADTLKNSVIHSAELVVDNVQSSTTNGPPAGLSLRMLLDNNHLNKYNAKNNQDQYDLVYFTNLRIQAAFLRYDFASSGSGAVPIIENDSAFFAAGDRIAYLPYSGTTTSYRGDWTLFFQKLSEKDDQKTRFKYFALYPTGTKTLNRAVFPKNSIKLKVFYTKSTAVAN
- the glmS gene encoding glutamine--fructose-6-phosphate transaminase (isomerizing) is translated as MCGIVAYIGHRQAHEIIIKGLKRLEYRGYDSAGIALLNGSLSVYKKKGKVSDLEKFLQDKPLNSNIGMGHTRWATHGEPNDRNAHPHYSASGKLAIIHNGIIENYGALKQDLINKGHSFLSDTDTEVLIHFIEDIKEHNNVALEEAVRLALTKVVGAYAIVVMSLEDPSLLIAARKGSPLVLGIGKGEFFMASDATPIIEYTNEVVYLNDQEIAVIKNGELSVKNTANLPLTPYIQTIDLELEAIEKGGFEHFMLKEIFEQPRSIRDCMRGRLDSTQGRLVLGGLSEYITKLVNADRILIVACGTSWHAGLVAEYFFEEFCRIPVEVEYASEFRYRNPVIREGDVVIAISQSGETADTLAAIELAKSKGAIIFGVCNVVGSSIARATHAGAYTHAGPEIGVASTKAFTAQLTVLSMIALSVAQRKGTITEQKLHELLVEMETIPAKVEKALTLNDEIRKISALFKDARNFIYLGRGYNFPVALEGALKLKEISYIHAEGYPAAEMKHGPIALIDEEMPVVFIATRDSSYEKVVSNIQEVKARKGRVISVVTEGDKLIPAMSEFVVEVPAVHDALMPLVSVIPLQLLSYHIAVMRGCNVDQPRNLAKSVTVE
- a CDS encoding M20 metallopeptidase family protein, with protein sequence MSLLQQIQTLSQTYSESVVAYRRHLHAHPELSYQEFNTAKYVAEQLRLAGIEPQTIATTGVLAEIKGRNPKKKTIALRADMDALPIEEANQVPYKSTNPGVMHACGHDVHTSSLLGTAKILQQVKDQFEGTVRLLFQPGEEKNPGGASYMIRDGALKNPQPVSILGQHVFPLLPAGKIGFREGMYMASADEIYLKVIGKGGHGAAPDLAIDPIVIASHIIIALQQIISRNANPRQPTVLTFGNIIGHGATNIIPNEVNIAGTFRAMNEEWRESALVKIKKMAESIAEGMGGRCEVDISRGYPYLENNPELTRRIRAAAEEYVGKENVFNIDITLGAEDFAYYSQVIPAAFYRLGTRNDAKGISSYVHTPTFDIDEDALKIGPGLMAWMAVKELELP